One part of the Rothia sp. ZJ932 genome encodes these proteins:
- the smc gene encoding chromosome segregation protein SMC: protein MHVRSVTIRGFKSFASATTFEFDRGLTAVVGPNGSGKSNVVDALSWVMGEQGSKSLRGGTMQDVIFAGSGERAALGRAQVVLTLDNSDASLELPTDEVTISRTMFRSGGSEYEINGSPVRLADVQELLARAGIGKHMHTVVGQGQLERFLTASPDERRTLIEEAAGITVYRRRQDQTARRLDSMRENLTRVEDLTRELETQLEPLGEQAEAARAAGEVQAQIRATQRQLLTVQAQNLQQQVLNARTALSASGQEHEAAAKTIESLQSQDSEISQHIVDTQRQITATESRVHTYRGLHHQVQATQALARERSQQRAFESEPYEHAVNRATAFYTLTTSENLEASWASHDARERLETARIITALAETEQVTAQQRVDTAHTAAKEEAAARSRALEQVAAARARTVRAADELQERQRELSDVQELITHGDHTLSQQREAHRALKVELAEAQQAAEDARIARTRAAEEVTDCAAQQARIHQHHVALTAEINTLQRTVGSRSQAANAPESYSQLYTEYTVEPGWEPALAAALHGADEAWLAPDTRLYSDEEHLSQVYLPIDLSTADNSTPPPAEFQPLLQLVTANQRVRPMLEAALAHTYAVATVEEGLELVTQRPHTLAYTLEGTRISRWSVLYTHQTTSLTELSAALSSARAQHEELQHKITAAEEKQKQLVARKQEAVKAEKKSAHTVGVLTTRVHESERAISGAKARLETLDQELTRHTHRVKTATERHRAAEEKLTAARAQLDVPNSSSPAEIEHLEHALMTARTRATRASAALSAASARYDATSTSAQLSATRRDDARQNLHTAQQQLADALAQYQGNQRLRTQAAETLAKTEVMTRVLEKARAHETHHLEQLRARSEKLAVQREDITSQLTIARAHQQAHDTEKNQRSIRLAKLETALDELARRVYETLALEISQLLQDSPVENDEMQIATDLEKLNSQLEKMGVTNPLALEEYTALSERHRYLTDQLSDLKASRSDLRSIMKDVNTHITDAFMSAFKDVSAAFTDAFSALFSGGEGTLVLTDPADALNTGVEVHARPAGKKVKRLSLLSGGERSLASLAFAVALFKARPAPFYVLDEVEATLDDRNLGRVLEVIDDLAEQSQVLMITHKTRSMEAANSLYGVSMREGVSRVVSQNVDRIRQLLNSAGA, encoded by the coding sequence ATGCATGTGCGTTCTGTGACCATTCGCGGTTTTAAATCTTTTGCTTCGGCTACTACTTTTGAGTTTGACCGTGGGCTGACGGCTGTGGTGGGTCCGAATGGATCGGGCAAGTCGAATGTAGTGGACGCGCTGAGCTGGGTGATGGGCGAGCAGGGCAGTAAATCGTTGCGCGGCGGCACCATGCAGGACGTTATTTTTGCCGGCTCTGGTGAAAGAGCGGCGCTGGGTCGTGCCCAAGTGGTGCTAACCCTCGATAATTCTGATGCTAGCTTGGAGTTGCCCACCGACGAGGTAACAATCAGTCGCACGATGTTTCGATCGGGCGGGTCTGAATACGAGATTAATGGTTCGCCCGTCCGGCTGGCGGATGTTCAGGAACTCTTGGCGCGCGCTGGCATCGGTAAACACATGCATACCGTGGTGGGGCAGGGGCAGCTGGAACGCTTTCTGACTGCCAGCCCCGATGAGCGTCGTACCCTGATTGAAGAGGCAGCGGGCATTACAGTTTATCGTCGCCGACAAGATCAAACCGCTCGCCGGTTGGATTCGATGCGAGAGAACCTCACCCGCGTTGAAGACTTGACCCGTGAGCTTGAAACCCAGTTAGAACCCTTGGGGGAGCAAGCAGAAGCAGCCCGTGCAGCCGGTGAAGTGCAGGCGCAGATTCGCGCCACTCAGCGGCAGTTACTGACTGTTCAAGCCCAGAATCTTCAACAGCAGGTACTCAACGCGCGCACCGCCTTATCGGCATCGGGGCAGGAGCATGAGGCGGCGGCTAAAACAATTGAGTCCTTGCAGAGCCAAGACAGTGAGATTTCCCAGCACATTGTTGATACCCAGCGGCAAATAACCGCTACTGAATCGCGAGTACACACCTACCGGGGGCTTCACCACCAGGTGCAAGCAACCCAAGCACTCGCTCGCGAACGCAGCCAACAGCGTGCTTTTGAAAGTGAGCCTTACGAACACGCCGTCAATCGTGCTACAGCTTTTTACACGCTGACTACTAGCGAGAACCTTGAAGCGTCTTGGGCTAGCCATGACGCCCGCGAACGCTTGGAAACCGCACGCATCATCACCGCTCTTGCCGAGACAGAGCAGGTAACTGCCCAGCAGCGTGTGGACACCGCCCACACCGCGGCTAAAGAAGAGGCAGCCGCCCGTTCGCGTGCTTTAGAGCAGGTTGCGGCTGCACGCGCCCGCACTGTTCGCGCCGCCGATGAACTTCAGGAGCGCCAGCGAGAGTTATCTGATGTGCAAGAACTCATCACGCACGGCGATCACACCCTGTCGCAGCAGCGTGAAGCCCACCGGGCACTGAAGGTAGAACTAGCTGAAGCTCAACAGGCAGCTGAAGACGCGCGGATTGCCAGGACGCGCGCAGCAGAAGAAGTCACTGACTGCGCCGCCCAGCAGGCACGCATCCATCAGCACCATGTTGCTCTCACAGCAGAAATCAATACCCTGCAACGCACCGTTGGTTCCCGTAGCCAAGCAGCCAATGCGCCTGAATCCTACTCACAGCTGTACACCGAATACACGGTGGAACCGGGATGGGAGCCAGCCCTCGCCGCAGCACTTCACGGCGCTGACGAAGCCTGGTTAGCTCCCGATACACGCCTTTATTCTGATGAAGAACACCTCTCGCAGGTGTACCTGCCCATCGACCTATCTACAGCTGATAACTCAACGCCTCCGCCTGCTGAGTTTCAGCCCCTGCTTCAACTGGTGACAGCCAACCAGCGCGTCAGACCGATGCTCGAAGCAGCTTTAGCCCACACCTACGCTGTAGCAACAGTTGAAGAAGGACTCGAACTCGTCACACAGCGCCCACACACGCTCGCCTATACACTAGAAGGAACACGAATTAGCCGCTGGTCAGTGCTCTATACCCACCAAACAACCAGCCTCACCGAACTCTCAGCGGCTCTTTCTTCCGCGCGTGCCCAGCACGAAGAATTGCAGCACAAAATCACTGCCGCAGAAGAAAAGCAAAAACAACTGGTAGCGCGCAAGCAAGAGGCGGTAAAAGCCGAGAAAAAGTCTGCACATACCGTGGGCGTTCTTACCACCCGCGTCCACGAATCAGAACGCGCCATCTCTGGTGCTAAAGCGCGTCTTGAAACACTGGACCAAGAACTCACCCGCCACACCCACCGGGTCAAAACAGCCACCGAGAGGCACAGGGCAGCTGAAGAAAAACTGACCGCCGCCCGTGCCCAGCTCGACGTGCCTAACAGCTCATCACCTGCTGAAATCGAGCACTTAGAACACGCCCTAATGACAGCTCGCACCCGCGCAACCCGCGCGTCAGCAGCCCTCTCTGCCGCCTCCGCCAGATACGATGCCACCAGCACCTCAGCCCAACTCAGCGCTACCCGCCGCGACGATGCCCGCCAGAACCTGCACACAGCCCAGCAACAATTAGCGGACGCGCTCGCCCAGTACCAGGGCAACCAACGGCTAAGGACACAAGCAGCAGAGACCTTGGCGAAAACTGAAGTGATGACCCGCGTCCTCGAAAAAGCCCGCGCCCACGAAACCCATCATCTTGAACAGCTTCGCGCTCGCAGTGAAAAACTTGCTGTGCAGCGTGAAGATATCACCTCACAGCTGACCATTGCCCGTGCCCACCAGCAGGCACATGACACCGAGAAAAACCAACGCTCAATCCGCTTGGCAAAGCTCGAAACCGCTCTGGACGAATTAGCGAGGCGTGTTTATGAGACGCTTGCTCTTGAGATCAGTCAGCTCTTGCAGGATTCGCCGGTAGAAAACGATGAAATGCAGATAGCGACCGATCTTGAAAAGCTCAACTCTCAGCTTGAAAAGATGGGGGTCACTAACCCGCTGGCACTTGAAGAGTACACGGCGCTGAGTGAACGCCACCGTTATCTTACGGACCAGCTGAGCGATTTGAAAGCGTCGCGGTCTGATTTGCGTTCCATTATGAAAGATGTGAACACCCACATTACCGATGCTTTTATGAGCGCCTTTAAGGATGTCAGCGCCGCCTTCACCGATGCCTTTTCAGCTCTTTTCTCAGGCGGCGAAGGAACCCTGGTGCTCACAGACCCCGCGGATGCCCTTAACACCGGGGTAGAGGTACACGCGCGTCCAGCCGGCAAAAAGGTCAAGCGACTTTCCCTCCTTTCGGGTGGTGAGCGATCACTTGCGTCACTGGCATTTGCAGTGGCGCTGTTCAAGGCGCGCCCGGCACCTTTTTATGTGCTGGATGAGGTTGAAGCTACCCTCGATGACCGTAACTTGGGGAGGGTGCTGGAGGTTATAGATGACTTGGCAGAACAATCCCAGGTATTGATGATTACCCATAAAACTCGTTCTATGGAGGCAGCTAACTCCCTCTACGGTGTGAGTATGCGCGAGGGCGTATCACGCGTGGTGAGCCAGAATGTTGATCGTATTCGCCAGTTGCTCAACAGCGCTGGAGCGTAG